In Sporosarcina psychrophila, a genomic segment contains:
- the paaX gene encoding phenylacetic acid degradation operon negative regulatory protein PaaX: MANTQSMIFTIYGDYIRHYGNKVWIGSLIRLLKEFGHNEQSVRVAVSRMMKQGWIQSEKQGNKSYYFLTVRGEARIEEAAIRIFKLNPTEWDGKWRMLMYTIPEEKRQIRDELRKELLWSGFGSFSNGCWISPIDLEKEVNLLIEKYDIQFYVDFFVCDYKGPQADKLLVEKSWPLQEIEGKYQEFIATYSKKYIVHQSIINEGKMTDAECFVERTNLVHEYRKFLFTDPGLPKELLPEVWSGNHATLLFEQYYKLLAQSASRFFEQVFQEDNDMRRKDKTYDADDHPLISDYLTN, from the coding sequence ATGGCAAATACACAATCAATGATTTTTACAATCTACGGTGATTATATCCGTCATTACGGCAACAAAGTATGGATTGGCAGCTTGATTCGGTTATTGAAGGAATTTGGTCATAATGAACAATCGGTTCGAGTAGCTGTCTCAAGAATGATGAAACAAGGATGGATTCAATCCGAAAAACAAGGCAACAAAAGTTATTATTTCTTGACGGTGCGAGGGGAAGCACGGATTGAAGAAGCGGCAATTCGTATTTTCAAATTAAACCCAACTGAGTGGGACGGAAAATGGCGCATGCTTATGTATACGATTCCGGAAGAAAAAAGACAAATTCGTGATGAACTTCGAAAAGAGTTATTATGGAGCGGATTCGGAAGTTTTTCAAATGGATGCTGGATTTCGCCAATTGATCTCGAAAAAGAAGTGAACCTTCTTATTGAAAAATATGATATTCAGTTTTACGTAGATTTCTTTGTATGTGACTACAAAGGACCGCAAGCGGACAAGTTGCTCGTTGAAAAAAGCTGGCCACTTCAAGAAATTGAAGGGAAATATCAAGAATTCATTGCGACGTACAGCAAAAAATACATTGTCCACCAAAGTATAATAAACGAAGGTAAAATGACGGATGCAGAGTGTTTCGTGGAGCGCACCAATCTTGTGCACGAATACCGAAAGTTTCTCTTTACAGATCCAGGTCTCCCAAAAGAGCTGCTGCCTGAAGTGTGGAGTGGTAATCACGCTACTCTGTTATTTGAACAATATTATAAATTGCTCGCTCAATCAGCAAGCCGTTTTTTCGAACAGGTATTCCAAGAAGACAATGACATGCGCAGGAAAGATAAAACGTATGACGCAGATGACCACCCGCTTATTAGTGACTACTTAACAAACTAA
- a CDS encoding GNAT family N-acetyltransferase produces MIELRKITGDNIDEVIALEVEEGQEDLIETTNLRSFADAHMLNADGIPATPFAIYADEVAVGFLMYIYDTLDHESFENEVFYGKKSYFIWHIMIEKSYQGKGYGKLAFEKMLMDIETTPDGEAEYVALFYRTSNVIAKTLYASFGFVDTGIIQDNSMLAIKNLDGKITESLVE; encoded by the coding sequence ATGATTGAATTACGAAAGATAACCGGGGATAACATAGATGAAGTAATAGCACTTGAAGTTGAAGAAGGCCAGGAAGACTTAATAGAAACTACTAACCTCAGAAGCTTTGCAGATGCTCATATGTTGAACGCAGACGGTATACCAGCAACTCCCTTTGCCATTTATGCCGATGAAGTTGCGGTTGGATTTTTGATGTATATTTATGATACGTTGGATCATGAATCATTTGAAAATGAAGTTTTTTATGGGAAGAAGAGCTATTTCATTTGGCATATTATGATTGAAAAGAGTTACCAGGGGAAAGGTTATGGCAAACTTGCTTTTGAAAAAATGTTGATGGATATTGAAACTACGCCAGATGGAGAAGCAGAATATGTAGCCCTCTTTTATCGAACAAGTAATGTCATAGCTAAAACATTATACGCTTCATTTGGTTTCGTAGATACAGGTATCATTCAGGATAATTCGATGTTGGCGATTAAAAATCTAGATGGGAAAATAACAGAATCCTTAGTAGAATAG